One Rhodococcus sp. P1Y DNA window includes the following coding sequences:
- a CDS encoding substrate-binding domain-containing protein gives MTLPTIRRGTGRTGSIRKLRSGAALGLALCATVAAGCSSTGGAPESTGGGSNAGTADTPRATIAMITHEVPGDTFWDLIRKGAEAAAAKDNIELRYSADPEAPNQANLVQSAIDSKVDGIAVTLAKPDAMAPAVEAATAAGIPVVAFNSGYDTWKEQGVQQYFGQDETIAGEAAGARLTADGAKKTLCIIQEQGQVALESRCAGVKTGFTGGTTEILNVNSKDMPSVEATITAKLQQDPSIDHIVALGAPIALTAVQSKANAGSDATVVTFDTNSALVDAIKAGDVEWAIDQQPYLQGYLAVDSLWLYLNNGNTIGGGTPVLTGPAFIDSSNIDAIAEYAKNGTR, from the coding sequence ATGACACTTCCTACGATTCGTCGCGGCACAGGCCGTACAGGTTCGATCCGCAAGCTACGTTCAGGCGCTGCCCTCGGGCTGGCGTTGTGCGCCACCGTCGCCGCGGGTTGCTCCAGCACGGGTGGTGCTCCGGAGAGCACAGGTGGGGGATCCAATGCAGGAACCGCGGACACCCCACGTGCGACCATCGCGATGATCACCCACGAGGTTCCCGGCGATACTTTCTGGGACCTGATCCGCAAAGGCGCCGAAGCTGCTGCGGCGAAGGACAACATCGAACTTCGGTACTCTGCCGACCCGGAAGCTCCCAACCAGGCCAACCTCGTGCAGAGCGCGATCGACTCCAAGGTCGACGGTATCGCCGTCACCCTCGCGAAGCCCGACGCCATGGCCCCGGCCGTCGAAGCCGCAACTGCAGCGGGTATTCCCGTCGTCGCGTTCAACTCCGGGTACGACACCTGGAAAGAGCAAGGCGTCCAGCAGTACTTCGGCCAGGACGAGACCATCGCCGGTGAGGCAGCAGGCGCACGGCTGACTGCAGACGGTGCGAAGAAGACTCTCTGCATCATTCAGGAACAGGGGCAGGTTGCTCTCGAATCACGTTGCGCCGGAGTGAAGACCGGATTCACCGGCGGGACCACCGAGATCCTCAACGTCAACAGTAAAGACATGCCCTCGGTCGAGGCGACGATCACCGCGAAGCTACAGCAGGATCCCAGCATCGATCACATCGTCGCGCTCGGCGCGCCGATTGCGCTCACCGCAGTGCAGTCCAAGGCCAATGCGGGAAGTGACGCCACCGTCGTCACGTTCGACACCAACTCGGCCCTCGTCGACGCCATCAAGGCGGGCGACGTGGAATGGGCGATCGACCAGCAGCCTTACCTGCAGGGATACCTCGCGGTCGACTCGCTGTGGCTGTACCTGAACAACGGAAACACCATCGGTGGAGGCACACCGGTCCTCACCGGACCCGCCTTCATCGACTCGTCCAATATCGACGCCATCGCCGAGTACGCCAAGAACGGGACTCGCTAG
- a CDS encoding urease subunit gamma codes for MRLTPHEQDRLLLSYAADLARRRKSRGLLLNHPESVALITDHLLEGARDGRSVADLMSSGREVLTADDVISGVPELLPEVQVEATFPDGTKLITVHEPISPKRGDGHLVPGEVIAAEGSIEINEGADVVTLEVVNTGDRPVQVGSHVHFPQANDALAYERSRAYGRRLDIPAGTAVRFEPGIPMTVDLVPLGGTREVYGLSSNPPGKLDA; via the coding sequence ATGCGGCTGACTCCCCACGAGCAGGACCGACTGCTCCTCAGCTACGCAGCCGATCTGGCCCGCAGGCGTAAATCCCGCGGGCTTCTGCTCAACCACCCGGAATCCGTGGCTCTCATCACCGACCACCTGCTCGAGGGTGCCCGCGACGGACGGTCGGTTGCTGATCTGATGTCGTCGGGGCGCGAGGTCTTGACGGCCGACGACGTGATCAGCGGTGTGCCGGAGCTACTTCCTGAAGTGCAGGTCGAAGCCACGTTCCCGGACGGAACCAAGCTCATCACGGTTCACGAGCCCATCTCACCCAAGCGCGGAGACGGACACCTGGTCCCCGGCGAGGTCATCGCCGCCGAGGGGTCGATCGAAATCAACGAGGGTGCCGACGTCGTCACCCTCGAAGTGGTCAATACCGGAGATCGTCCGGTGCAGGTAGGAAGTCACGTTCACTTTCCCCAGGCGAACGATGCACTGGCCTACGAGCGTTCGCGCGCGTACGGACGACGCCTCGACATTCCGGCCGGGACGGCGGTTCGTTTCGAACCCGGAATCCCCATGACAGTCGATCTCGTCCCGCTCGGCGGCACCCGCGAGGTCTACGGCCTGAGCTCGAACCCTCCTGGAAAGTTGGATGCCTGA
- a CDS encoding ArsR/SmtB family transcription factor, which yields MTRPNADAVGAGDPFDFEHVAQARAALDAAADLSQWVQRFDLLGDPTRLRILLCMHRAPGICVTDLSLALGMTATSVSHALRLLRNEGWVAVQRDGKKMAYRLDDDIVHSMLHELGATHAHHVQE from the coding sequence ATGACGAGACCGAACGCCGACGCGGTCGGTGCGGGTGACCCTTTCGACTTCGAACACGTGGCTCAGGCACGCGCAGCGCTCGACGCGGCCGCTGACCTGAGCCAGTGGGTTCAGCGATTCGATCTCCTCGGAGATCCCACGAGGCTACGGATCTTGCTGTGTATGCACCGCGCACCGGGTATCTGCGTCACCGACCTGTCGCTGGCGCTCGGCATGACGGCGACTTCGGTCTCACACGCACTGCGTTTACTACGAAACGAAGGCTGGGTCGCTGTGCAGCGCGACGGCAAGAAGATGGCGTATCGACTCGACGACGACATCGTGCACAGCATGCTGCACGAACTCGGCGCCACCCATGCACACCACGTGCAGGAGTGA
- a CDS encoding urease accessory protein UreD, which yields MRTELTIVASAHRSPRITARGGLSARLTGPDTVHLIGTAATPLGGDDMTIDIVVGVGARLTVRSVAASIALPSSSSRDSRSRWSFAVEEGGVLVFDPEPMIVASDAEHDTTSTLRFASSASVRFRERVQIGRVGEAAGRWRGTMHSDVDGRPHLRHRVELGFGTVGNDVISAPMALSSSVVYPDVRGPETGPSWVRMPLAAGGSLSTSTGRRLDTLALGL from the coding sequence ATGCGCACTGAGCTCACCATCGTTGCGAGTGCACATAGAAGTCCGCGGATCACAGCACGCGGAGGGCTCTCGGCGCGACTGACTGGTCCCGACACCGTTCACCTGATCGGTACCGCTGCGACCCCGCTGGGCGGTGACGACATGACCATCGACATCGTCGTCGGCGTCGGTGCCCGTCTGACTGTCCGCAGTGTCGCAGCCTCCATTGCGCTACCGAGCTCATCGAGTCGAGATTCGAGATCGCGGTGGTCGTTTGCCGTCGAGGAGGGTGGGGTTCTGGTGTTCGACCCGGAGCCGATGATCGTTGCGTCGGATGCCGAGCACGACACCACGTCCACATTGAGGTTCGCTTCGTCGGCGTCGGTCCGCTTTCGCGAGCGCGTCCAGATCGGTCGCGTCGGCGAGGCAGCGGGCCGATGGCGGGGAACCATGCACTCCGACGTCGACGGCCGACCACATCTCCGTCACCGGGTCGAACTCGGTTTCGGCACGGTGGGTAACGACGTGATTTCTGCACCCATGGCGTTGTCGAGCTCGGTGGTCTACCCAGATGTGCGCGGTCCGGAGACCGGCCCCTCCTGGGTTCGGATGCCGCTGGCCGCCGGTGGAAGTCTGTCGACGTCGACCGGACGGAGACTGGACACACTAGCGTTGGGCTTATGA
- a CDS encoding urease accessory protein UreF, translating into MSAAITKVSTILTLADSRLPTGGHVHSGGVEEAIAQGLVRDVATVEAFLLRRIRTTGAVAASIAAAVCTSTVSTTDADAECDARTPSPAARAASRAQGRGLLRLAAVSWSGEAWSELARKPHLAVVAGMVGRVAGLSGHDIASIQIYTSMTGSAIAAQRLLALDPSDVAACTLRLASICDEVTDQVCSGLPGLVDLSDPLLDVLAESHVIRERPLFVS; encoded by the coding sequence TTGAGTGCTGCGATCACGAAGGTGTCGACGATCTTGACGTTGGCAGACTCGCGTCTTCCCACCGGCGGACACGTTCATTCCGGGGGAGTGGAGGAGGCCATTGCACAGGGCCTTGTCCGCGATGTCGCGACGGTCGAAGCGTTCCTGCTGAGGCGAATCCGAACTACGGGGGCAGTGGCAGCGTCCATCGCAGCGGCCGTCTGTACATCGACGGTGTCCACAACCGATGCCGATGCCGAGTGCGATGCCAGGACCCCGTCACCCGCGGCGCGTGCCGCGTCGCGGGCACAGGGGCGTGGCCTGCTTCGTCTCGCTGCCGTCAGCTGGTCGGGGGAGGCGTGGTCGGAACTGGCAAGAAAGCCCCACCTCGCGGTGGTGGCCGGAATGGTCGGCCGGGTAGCCGGTCTGTCCGGACACGACATCGCGTCGATTCAGATCTACACGAGCATGACCGGATCTGCCATTGCAGCACAGAGGCTGCTCGCTCTCGACCCCTCGGACGTCGCCGCGTGCACGCTGCGACTGGCAAGCATCTGCGACGAAGTGACCGACCAGGTATGTTCCGGTCTCCCTGGCTTGGTCGATCTGTCGGACCCACTGCTCGACGTTCTTGCCGAGTCTCATGTCATACGCGAAAGACCCCTGTTCGTATCCTGA
- a CDS encoding NAD(P)/FAD-dependent oxidoreductase: protein MSIQPVESKRHRVVVIGSGFGGLFGVKALKKADVDITLVAKTTHHLFQPLLYQVATGILSVGEIAPTTRVILRKQKNAEVLMGEVLNIDLDAKTVTSKLLERITVTPFDSLIVAAGAQQSYFGNDHFAEFAPGMKTIDDALELRGRILGAFEQAELSDDQEERDRLMTFVVVGAGPTGVELAGQIAELADRTLDGAFRNIDPRDARVILLDAAPAVLPPMGEKLGKKAADRLEKLGVEIQLNAMVTDVDNDGLTVKEKDGTTRRIEAQCKVWSAGVQGSPLGKQLADQSGSETDRAGRVIVEPDLTVKGHPNVFVVGDLMLVKDVPGMAQGAIQGATYAAKQIKATLKGEDPSQRQPFKYFDKGSMATVSRFNAVAKVGKLEFGGFIAWLMWLALHLYYLVGYRSRITTVISWFVTFLGRGRAQMASTEQQVFARLAIEQLNSIEASGSPGDSEAGREARADQEAKAAG from the coding sequence ATGAGCATCCAACCGGTCGAATCGAAGCGTCATCGTGTCGTTGTCATCGGTTCCGGGTTCGGAGGTCTGTTCGGCGTCAAGGCGCTCAAGAAGGCCGACGTCGACATCACGCTGGTAGCGAAGACCACCCACCACCTCTTTCAGCCCCTGCTGTACCAGGTTGCCACCGGCATCCTGTCCGTAGGTGAGATCGCCCCCACCACGCGCGTGATTCTGCGCAAGCAGAAGAACGCCGAAGTCTTGATGGGAGAGGTCCTCAACATCGACCTCGACGCCAAAACCGTCACCTCGAAGCTGCTCGAACGCATCACGGTGACCCCGTTCGACAGCCTCATCGTCGCTGCAGGTGCGCAGCAGTCGTACTTCGGCAACGATCACTTCGCCGAGTTTGCACCGGGAATGAAGACGATCGACGACGCGCTCGAGCTCAGAGGTCGCATCCTCGGCGCGTTCGAACAGGCCGAGCTGTCCGACGATCAAGAAGAACGCGACCGCTTGATGACGTTCGTCGTCGTCGGCGCAGGCCCGACGGGTGTCGAACTGGCCGGTCAGATCGCCGAGCTCGCCGATCGCACGCTGGACGGCGCTTTCCGGAACATCGATCCGCGCGACGCACGCGTCATCCTGCTCGATGCTGCTCCCGCTGTACTTCCCCCGATGGGCGAGAAGCTCGGCAAGAAGGCAGCTGACCGCCTCGAGAAGCTGGGCGTCGAAATCCAGCTCAACGCAATGGTCACCGACGTGGACAACGACGGACTGACCGTCAAAGAGAAGGACGGAACCACCCGTCGCATCGAAGCTCAGTGCAAGGTGTGGTCGGCCGGTGTGCAGGGAAGCCCGCTCGGCAAGCAACTCGCCGACCAGTCCGGGTCCGAAACCGACCGGGCAGGTCGTGTCATCGTCGAACCGGATCTGACGGTCAAGGGTCACCCGAACGTGTTCGTCGTAGGCGACCTCATGCTGGTCAAGGACGTCCCGGGCATGGCGCAGGGCGCGATCCAGGGTGCCACCTACGCGGCCAAGCAGATCAAGGCCACGCTCAAAGGTGAGGATCCGAGCCAGCGTCAGCCCTTCAAGTATTTCGACAAGGGCTCGATGGCCACGGTGTCTCGTTTCAACGCTGTGGCAAAAGTGGGCAAGCTCGAATTCGGCGGCTTCATCGCTTGGTTGATGTGGCTGGCGCTTCACCTGTACTACCTCGTCGGATATCGCAGCCGCATCACGACGGTGATCTCGTGGTTCGTCACGTTCCTCGGGCGTGGACGGGCACAGATGGCGTCGACCGAACAGCAGGTGTTCGCGCGGCTTGCCATCGAGCAACTCAATTCGATCGAAGCATCCGGTAGTCCCGGCGACAGTGAGGCCGGCCGGGAGGCCCGAGCCGATCAGGAAGCCAAAGCCGCCGGCTGA
- a CDS encoding urease subunit alpha produces MAHLSRSRYAQLFGPTTGDRIRLADTDLLIEITEDRSGGPGLAGEEAVFGGGKVIRESMGQSRATRADGAPDTVITGVVVVDYWGIIKADIGIRDGRIVALGKAGNPDTMNGVHPDLVIGPSTEIIAGNGKIVTAGGIDCHVHFICPQIMDEALGGGITTLIGGGTGPAEGSKATTVTPGAWHLSRMLEALDDWPMNIVLLGKGNTVSRDAMWEQLRAGASGFKLHEDWGSTPAAIDACLEVCEAAGVQAALHSDTLNEAGFVESTLDAIAGRGIHAYHTEGAGGGHAPDIITVASYGNVLPSSTNPTRPHTVNTLDEHLDMLMVCHHLSPSIPEDLAFAESRIRPSTIAAEDLLHDMGAISMIGSDAQAMGRIGEVVLRTWQTAHVMKKRRGLLAGDVRADNNRVMRYVAKYTICPAVAHGLEHEIGSIEPGKLADLVLWDPAFFGVRPHAVIKGGMIAWAQMGDANASIPTPQPELPRPMFGASAKAAAATSVHFVSPQAIEDGLADRLNCERRLVAVGNVRSVGKADMPLNDAQPRIEVDPDSFTVKIDGEVWAEQPASELPMAQRYFLF; encoded by the coding sequence ATGGCCCACTTGAGCCGGTCTCGCTATGCGCAGTTGTTCGGCCCGACCACAGGTGACCGAATCCGACTCGCCGACACCGATCTATTGATCGAGATCACCGAGGATCGGAGCGGTGGACCGGGCCTCGCCGGTGAGGAGGCAGTGTTCGGCGGTGGAAAGGTGATCCGAGAGTCGATGGGGCAGTCGAGGGCAACGCGCGCAGACGGCGCTCCCGATACCGTCATCACCGGAGTGGTCGTCGTCGACTACTGGGGAATAATCAAGGCCGACATCGGGATTCGGGATGGTCGAATCGTTGCGCTCGGCAAGGCCGGCAACCCGGACACGATGAACGGCGTGCATCCGGACCTAGTCATAGGTCCGTCGACCGAGATCATCGCTGGCAACGGAAAGATTGTGACAGCGGGCGGAATCGACTGCCACGTCCATTTCATCTGTCCGCAGATCATGGACGAAGCGCTCGGTGGAGGCATCACGACTCTCATCGGTGGCGGAACCGGTCCAGCGGAAGGAAGCAAGGCAACAACTGTCACCCCTGGGGCGTGGCACCTGTCGCGAATGCTCGAAGCCCTCGACGACTGGCCGATGAACATCGTGCTGCTCGGCAAAGGCAACACTGTGAGCCGTGACGCCATGTGGGAGCAATTACGGGCGGGCGCTTCGGGTTTCAAACTCCACGAGGACTGGGGATCGACACCGGCAGCGATCGATGCATGCCTCGAAGTGTGCGAGGCCGCGGGAGTGCAGGCAGCTTTGCACTCGGATACGTTGAACGAGGCGGGCTTCGTCGAAAGCACCCTCGATGCGATCGCAGGACGCGGAATCCACGCGTACCACACCGAAGGTGCGGGCGGCGGGCACGCACCGGACATCATCACGGTCGCGTCGTACGGGAACGTGCTGCCGAGTTCGACGAATCCGACTCGGCCGCACACCGTGAACACCCTCGACGAGCATCTCGACATGCTGATGGTCTGCCATCATCTGAGTCCGTCCATCCCCGAGGACCTCGCGTTCGCCGAGAGTCGCATCAGACCGTCTACGATCGCCGCCGAGGACCTTCTTCATGACATGGGCGCGATCTCGATGATCGGCAGCGACGCGCAGGCAATGGGTCGTATCGGTGAAGTGGTACTGAGGACGTGGCAGACGGCGCACGTGATGAAAAAGCGTCGGGGACTGCTCGCCGGCGACGTGCGCGCAGACAACAATCGGGTCATGCGATACGTGGCCAAGTACACCATCTGCCCAGCGGTCGCGCACGGACTCGAACATGAGATCGGATCGATCGAACCGGGCAAGCTCGCCGATCTCGTGCTGTGGGATCCGGCATTCTTCGGCGTGCGCCCCCACGCAGTCATCAAGGGCGGCATGATTGCCTGGGCTCAGATGGGCGATGCCAACGCATCCATCCCGACTCCCCAGCCTGAACTGCCGCGTCCGATGTTCGGGGCATCCGCCAAAGCAGCGGCTGCCACTTCCGTGCACTTCGTGTCGCCGCAGGCCATCGAGGACGGGCTCGCCGATCGTTTGAATTGCGAACGCCGCCTGGTCGCGGTCGGCAACGTTCGGTCGGTAGGGAAGGCCGACATGCCGCTCAACGACGCACAGCCGAGGATCGAAGTCGATCCGGACTCGTTCACGGTCAAGATCGACGGCGAAGTGTGGGCGGAGCAACCGGCAAGCGAATTGCCCATGGCTCAAAGGTATTTTCTCTTTTGA
- a CDS encoding DUF6986 family protein — translation MPSQEPESAPARLSEPARLRIEGILDPVDAALARDFPGDKIGGQPIHTVYIPASVASVDVPGEWGDSALTSIESNPDLFASLDSSGVLQTVRETLARRPIQDLRIDFEDGYGWRSDEVEDRHARLAGQVLAALSSETSGPEWLGIRSKGLAPHERRRGFRTLELVLDGAGGVPDGFVFTVPKLRAVEQVDAVVALCEEIERAHGLDERSLRFELQIESPQAIIGSDGSATLAAALHRADGRCTSLHYGTYDYSAACGITSAHQSLAHPVADHAKNVMLVAAAQTGVWVCDGSTQVVPSGSQDQVDAATRRHFDLVTRSLERGFYQGWDMHPSHLATRWTATLAFFRTAMPTAASRVAAYLDSASGGMMDEPATAQALAAVLVRGLDCGATTEQDLQEVSSSITRDVLQGLLTRTVGGPLV, via the coding sequence ATTCCATCCCAGGAACCCGAATCCGCTCCGGCACGCTTGAGTGAACCGGCGCGTCTGCGCATCGAAGGCATTCTCGATCCGGTCGATGCGGCCCTCGCGCGCGACTTCCCGGGTGACAAGATCGGCGGTCAGCCGATTCACACGGTCTACATTCCGGCTTCCGTTGCGTCAGTAGATGTCCCGGGTGAGTGGGGTGATTCCGCACTGACGTCGATCGAATCCAACCCCGACCTGTTCGCGTCACTCGATTCGTCGGGGGTGTTGCAGACGGTCCGAGAGACGCTCGCGCGGAGACCCATTCAGGATCTACGAATCGACTTCGAAGACGGATACGGGTGGAGAAGCGACGAGGTCGAGGACCGTCACGCACGACTGGCGGGCCAGGTGCTCGCGGCCCTGTCGTCCGAAACTTCGGGCCCGGAGTGGCTGGGAATCAGATCCAAAGGGCTCGCGCCGCACGAACGACGACGGGGATTCCGGACTCTCGAACTCGTATTGGACGGCGCCGGCGGAGTGCCGGACGGATTCGTTTTCACCGTGCCCAAGCTGCGTGCGGTCGAGCAGGTCGACGCCGTGGTCGCGTTGTGCGAAGAAATCGAGCGCGCACACGGACTGGACGAGCGGTCGCTTCGATTCGAGCTTCAGATCGAAAGCCCCCAGGCCATCATCGGGTCGGACGGGTCGGCGACGTTGGCAGCGGCGCTTCACCGTGCCGACGGGCGCTGCACATCACTGCATTACGGGACCTACGACTACAGCGCTGCGTGCGGAATCACCTCTGCGCATCAGTCTTTGGCGCATCCGGTCGCCGACCACGCCAAGAACGTCATGCTCGTTGCAGCAGCGCAGACGGGCGTCTGGGTGTGTGATGGATCCACCCAGGTCGTGCCGTCGGGATCACAGGACCAGGTCGACGCGGCCACTCGACGCCACTTCGACTTGGTCACACGCTCGCTCGAGCGGGGTTTCTACCAGGGTTGGGATATGCACCCGTCGCATTTGGCCACCCGGTGGACTGCAACGCTTGCGTTCTTCCGGACGGCTATGCCGACCGCAGCGTCGAGAGTCGCGGCGTATCTCGACAGCGCGTCGGGCGGAATGATGGACGAGCCTGCCACCGCACAAGCACTTGCCGCCGTACTCGTGCGCGGACTCGACTGTGGAGCGACGACGGAGCAGGACCTACAGGAAGTGTCGAGCTCGATCACTCGGGACGTGCTGCAAGGCTTGCTCACTCGCACGGTCGGGGGCCCGCTCGTCTGA
- the ureG gene encoding urease accessory protein UreG, translating into MPPHLIDGEPHSHSHDRPKRTRVPGEALRIGIGGPVGSGKTALVAALCRELREELSLGVLTNDIYTTEDADFLRRHAVLPDERITAVQTGGCPHTAIRDDITANLDAIDDLVDVNPPLDLILVESGGDNLTATFSSGLIDVQIFVVDVAGGDKVPRKGGPGVTFSDLLVINKTDLAPYVGADLTVMENDAVRVREGRPTALISLTDDPAATLVLEWVRTQLKETATADAH; encoded by the coding sequence ATGCCTCCGCATCTGATCGATGGAGAGCCCCACAGTCACAGCCACGATCGCCCGAAGCGCACACGTGTGCCGGGTGAAGCACTCCGTATCGGCATCGGAGGCCCCGTCGGCTCGGGAAAGACCGCGTTGGTTGCCGCACTGTGCCGTGAACTACGCGAAGAACTGTCGCTCGGTGTGCTCACGAACGACATCTACACAACCGAAGACGCGGACTTCCTTCGCAGACACGCCGTTCTGCCGGACGAACGCATCACCGCTGTTCAAACTGGCGGATGCCCTCATACCGCGATTCGTGACGACATCACTGCGAACCTCGACGCGATCGACGACCTCGTCGACGTCAACCCGCCGCTCGACCTCATACTCGTCGAGTCGGGTGGCGACAACCTGACAGCCACGTTCTCGTCAGGGCTGATCGATGTTCAGATCTTCGTCGTCGATGTCGCCGGTGGAGACAAGGTGCCGAGGAAGGGCGGTCCGGGAGTTACGTTCTCGGATTTGTTGGTCATCAACAAGACCGACCTCGCGCCGTACGTCGGCGCCGACCTCACAGTCATGGAAAACGACGCCGTCAGAGTTCGCGAGGGACGTCCGACGGCTCTCATCTCGCTGACCGACGATCCGGCTGCGACGTTGGTCCTCGAATGGGTACGCACGCAGTTGAAGGAGACGGCCACGGCCGATGCGCACTGA
- a CDS encoding ATP-binding cassette domain-containing protein: protein MTTHAETPVEPAPSGGGKTPLIELKNIGKSYGNIIALSGINLRVGAGEVTGVLGDNGAGKSTLIKIMAGLHQQSEGELLVDGVDTKFDSPKDALGKGIATVYQDLAVVSLMPVWRNFFLGQELTKKGIFKALDVNAMRATTIEELHKMGIDLPDVDAPIGSLSGGQRQCVAIARAIFFGARVLILDEPTAALGVKQSGMVLRYISAAKEQGFGVVFITHNPHHAYMVGDHFVLLNRGRQKLDCTYDEISLDDLTKEMAGGDELETLTHELRR, encoded by the coding sequence ATGACTACTCACGCTGAAACACCCGTCGAGCCTGCTCCCTCGGGTGGTGGTAAGACTCCGTTGATCGAGTTGAAGAACATCGGTAAGTCCTACGGCAACATCATTGCGCTGTCGGGGATCAACTTGCGGGTCGGAGCCGGTGAGGTGACCGGTGTGCTCGGTGACAACGGTGCCGGTAAGTCGACGTTGATCAAGATCATGGCCGGTCTGCATCAGCAGAGCGAAGGTGAACTGCTCGTCGACGGTGTCGACACGAAGTTCGATTCCCCGAAGGATGCTCTGGGTAAGGGCATCGCCACGGTGTATCAGGATCTTGCTGTGGTGTCGTTGATGCCGGTGTGGCGGAACTTCTTTCTCGGTCAGGAACTGACGAAGAAGGGCATCTTCAAAGCACTCGATGTCAATGCGATGCGTGCGACGACCATCGAGGAGTTGCACAAGATGGGTATCGATCTTCCGGATGTCGATGCGCCGATCGGGTCGTTGTCCGGTGGTCAGCGTCAGTGTGTGGCGATTGCGCGCGCGATTTTCTTCGGTGCGCGGGTGTTGATCCTCGACGAGCCGACCGCTGCCCTGGGTGTGAAGCAGTCCGGGATGGTGTTGCGGTATATCTCCGCGGCGAAGGAGCAGGGTTTCGGGGTGGTGTTCATTACGCACAACCCGCACCATGCGTACATGGTGGGTGATCATTTCGTTCTGCTCAACCGTGGCCGGCAGAAGCTCGATTGCACCTATGACGAGATCAGTCTCGATGATCTGACGAAGGAAATGGCCGGTGGCGACGAGTTGGAGACCCTGACTCACGAACTGCGTCGCTGA
- a CDS encoding ABC transporter permease, with protein MSTQADLDLSKHTVVTDERVKKQKPFQRLLVRPEIGALFGAIVIFVFFCIVAPPFRSPEALATVLYASSTIGIMAIGVSLLMIGGEFDLSTGVAVTFSSIMASMIAYNLHLNVWLGSALALVLALAVGFFNGYLVMKTKIPSFLITLSTFLMLTGINLAVTKLVTGQVATPSISDMAGFDSAKKVFASSFQVGDVSIRITVVWWLLFTAISTYVLMKTRIGNWIFAVGGNQDSARAIGVPVTKVKIGLFMFVGFCAWFVGMHLLFAFNTVQSGQGVGNEFLYIIAAVIGGCLLTGGFGTTVGAMIGAFIFGMANQGIVYAGWNPDWFKFFLGAMLLFAVIANNSFRSYAAKR; from the coding sequence ATGAGTACACAGGCCGATTTGGATTTGTCGAAACATACTGTTGTCACCGATGAGCGGGTGAAGAAGCAGAAGCCGTTTCAGCGGTTGCTGGTTCGTCCGGAGATCGGCGCGTTGTTCGGTGCGATCGTCATTTTCGTTTTCTTCTGCATCGTCGCTCCACCGTTCCGGTCTCCCGAGGCGTTGGCGACGGTGTTGTATGCATCGTCGACGATCGGGATCATGGCGATCGGTGTGTCGTTGTTGATGATCGGTGGCGAGTTCGATCTCTCGACCGGTGTCGCGGTCACGTTCTCTTCGATCATGGCGTCGATGATCGCCTACAACCTGCATCTGAATGTGTGGCTGGGTTCGGCGTTGGCGTTGGTGCTCGCTCTGGCGGTCGGTTTCTTCAACGGTTATCTGGTGATGAAAACGAAGATCCCGTCGTTCTTGATCACTCTGTCGACGTTTCTGATGTTGACCGGTATCAATCTGGCGGTGACGAAGTTGGTGACCGGTCAGGTTGCGACGCCGTCGATCTCGGACATGGCTGGTTTCGATTCGGCGAAGAAGGTGTTCGCGTCGTCGTTCCAGGTCGGGGATGTCTCGATCCGTATCACGGTGGTGTGGTGGCTGCTGTTCACCGCGATCTCGACGTATGTGTTGATGAAGACTCGGATCGGTAACTGGATTTTCGCGGTCGGTGGTAATCAGGATTCGGCTCGTGCGATCGGTGTTCCGGTGACGAAGGTCAAGATCGGGTTGTTCATGTTCGTCGGGTTCTGTGCCTGGTTCGTGGGCATGCACCTGCTGTTCGCGTTCAATACGGTCCAGTCGGGTCAGGGTGTGGGTAACGAGTTCCTGTACATCATTGCGGCGGTCATCGGTGGGTGTCTGCTCACAGGCGGTTTCGGTACCACGGTCGGTGCGATGATCGGTGCGTTCATCTTCGGTATGGCCAATCAGGGCATCGTCTATGCCGGGTGGAACCCGGATTGGTTCAAGTTCTTCCTCGGCGCGATGCTGCTGTTCGCGGTCATCGCCAACAATTCCTTCCGCTCCTACGCGGCGAAAAGGTGA